The following proteins are encoded in a genomic region of Xanthomonas cassavae CFBP 4642:
- a CDS encoding GtrA family protein: protein MKRQVVLFLAAGGIAAAANFGSRIVLSYVLAYVPAIVIAYIIGMITAFSLNRAFVFKNPTNSVGTQVAWFVLINLFAVAQTVVISLLLSRWLTLWLPSRDTAETLAHAIGVVFPVFTSFVGHKYLSFRAQ, encoded by the coding sequence ATGAAGCGGCAGGTCGTGTTGTTTCTCGCCGCTGGCGGCATCGCCGCTGCGGCGAATTTCGGTTCGCGTATCGTACTGAGCTATGTACTGGCTTACGTCCCAGCGATCGTGATCGCCTACATCATCGGCATGATCACCGCTTTCTCACTCAACCGTGCATTCGTTTTCAAGAACCCCACCAATTCAGTGGGTACGCAAGTGGCGTGGTTCGTGCTGATCAATCTGTTCGCCGTGGCGCAGACGGTAGTGATCAGCCTTCTGCTCTCTCGCTGGTTGACCCTCTGGCTACCGAGCCGCGACACGGCCGAAACCTTGGCGCACGCCATCGGTGTCGTGTTCCCGGTGTTCACCAGCTTCGTCGGTCACAAGTATCTTTCGTTCCGGGCGCAGTGA
- a CDS encoding NAD-dependent epimerase/dehydratase family protein, translating into MTPTALVTGIEGFTGPYMAQELKAMGYRVHGLRRHGESGADLSAVDLLDRGGLGDVMERVRPQVVVHLAGISHVAHSDVSAIYQANVVGTRHLLDALANLKQAPACVLIASSAHVYGPSSHALLTEQSPMAPFNDYAVSKVAAEYVARLYMDRLPIVLARPFNYIGIGQSPSFFVSKVVDHAHRGERVLRLGNLDVERDFTDVRDLVRCYGLLIESGLRGGAVNVCSGRSVSLRSVIELIEELAGISFDIHSDTELVRDKEVNRLAGSNAHLIAQVGGFAFRPLRETLDWMLRTPRSEC; encoded by the coding sequence ATGACGCCGACTGCATTGGTCACCGGAATCGAAGGCTTCACAGGGCCTTACATGGCGCAGGAGCTGAAGGCCATGGGCTATCGCGTTCATGGCCTGCGCCGCCACGGAGAGTCCGGAGCGGATCTCAGCGCGGTTGATCTGCTGGACCGCGGAGGCCTTGGTGACGTGATGGAGCGCGTCAGGCCGCAGGTGGTCGTTCATCTGGCAGGGATCTCGCACGTCGCGCATAGCGACGTGTCTGCGATATACCAGGCCAACGTGGTCGGTACGCGTCACTTGCTGGATGCGCTTGCTAACCTTAAGCAGGCCCCCGCGTGCGTGCTAATAGCCAGCAGCGCACACGTCTATGGCCCGTCGTCGCATGCATTGTTGACTGAGCAGTCACCGATGGCGCCGTTCAACGATTACGCGGTTAGCAAGGTGGCGGCCGAGTATGTCGCACGCCTGTACATGGATCGGTTGCCCATCGTGCTCGCCCGGCCGTTCAATTACATCGGCATCGGTCAGTCGCCATCGTTCTTTGTCTCCAAGGTCGTTGACCATGCGCACCGCGGAGAACGTGTGCTGCGTTTGGGGAATCTGGATGTGGAGCGCGATTTCACTGATGTTCGCGATCTGGTCAGATGCTACGGATTGCTTATTGAAAGCGGTCTGCGTGGCGGGGCGGTGAACGTGTGCAGTGGGCGCTCGGTCAGTCTGCGCAGCGTCATCGAACTTATCGAAGAATTGGCTGGAATCTCGTTCGACATCCACAGTGACACTGAGTTGGTGCGTGACAAGGAAGTCAATCGCTTGGCCGGTTCGAACGCTCACCTCATTGCACAAGTCGGTGGGTTCGCGTTCCGGCCGCTGCGAGAAACGCTGGACTGGATGCTACGGACGCCACGATCGGAGTGCTAG
- the gmd gene encoding GDP-mannose 4,6-dehydratase, producing the protein MKSAVITGISGQDGAYLAQLLLEKGYRVFGTYRRTSSVNFWRIEELGIASHPNLHLVEHDLQDIGSTVRLLQNSEATEVYNLAAQSFVGVSFDQPVLTAQITAVGALNLLEAIRAVNPKIRFYQASTSEMFGLVQEVPQTERTPFYPRSPYGVAKLYAHWITVNYRESYGIFGSSGILFNHESPLRGREFVTRKITDSVAKIKLGKLDAIELGNLDAKRDWGFAKEYVEGMWRMLQVDKPDTYVLATNRTETVRDFVTMAFKAIDVELLWAGSGLDETGTCSKSGKVLVKINRKFHRPAEVDLLIGDAARARNELGWEPKTTLEELCEMMVQADLRRNASGTSF; encoded by the coding sequence ATGAAATCTGCAGTAATTACCGGTATCTCCGGCCAGGACGGCGCCTACCTCGCCCAATTGCTTCTCGAAAAGGGCTATCGGGTGTTTGGCACCTACCGCCGCACGAGCTCGGTCAACTTCTGGCGCATCGAGGAACTGGGTATTGCGAGCCATCCCAATCTGCACCTGGTCGAGCACGACTTGCAGGACATCGGTTCGACGGTTCGTCTTTTGCAGAACAGCGAGGCAACCGAGGTCTACAACCTCGCGGCGCAAAGTTTCGTAGGAGTTTCGTTCGATCAACCCGTGCTGACCGCCCAGATCACCGCTGTGGGTGCGTTGAACTTGCTGGAAGCCATCCGTGCGGTCAATCCCAAGATTCGCTTTTACCAAGCATCGACCTCGGAGATGTTCGGGCTTGTACAGGAAGTGCCGCAGACCGAGCGGACGCCGTTCTATCCGCGTAGTCCGTATGGTGTAGCAAAGCTCTACGCGCATTGGATCACGGTCAACTACCGTGAGTCTTACGGAATCTTCGGTTCTAGCGGCATCTTGTTCAATCATGAATCGCCGTTGCGTGGCCGGGAGTTCGTGACGCGCAAGATCACCGACTCGGTTGCCAAAATCAAACTGGGCAAGCTCGATGCGATCGAGCTGGGTAATCTCGATGCAAAGCGTGACTGGGGCTTTGCCAAGGAGTATGTGGAAGGCATGTGGCGGATGCTGCAGGTCGACAAACCCGACACCTACGTGTTGGCAACGAACCGCACTGAAACCGTGCGTGACTTCGTGACAATGGCTTTTAAGGCAATCGATGTAGAGTTGTTGTGGGCAGGTAGCGGGTTGGACGAGACCGGAACCTGCAGTAAGTCGGGCAAGGTGCTGGTGAAGATCAACCGGAAGTTTCACCGCCCAGCCGAAGTCGACCTACTGATCGGCGATGCTGCTCGTGCCCGCAACGAGCTTGGCTGGGAGCCGAAGACTACGCTGGAAGAGTTGTGCGAAATGATGGTTCAGGCCGATCTGCGGCGTAACGCCAGCGGCACATCGTTCTGA